A genomic stretch from Psilocybe cubensis strain MGC-MH-2018 chromosome 1, whole genome shotgun sequence includes:
- a CDS encoding 1-phosphatidylinositol 3-phosphate 5-kinase FAB1 translates to MESPTASPLVDSVSGQSSRSRSSTKLNDDIASLTSFNPFSEEDEHDQSSYTLVTSILSRVKNSLSAPLTSAAATTTNATTSNNNANTVTNTAEARRPTYATIQTNSSNFSSRTSASDRPNPLVAAPAQAAPPLVSLTPAQSELPTYTVEYDRSTAPKTPYSPGIDLADNAPFGTSIPGFPIQDDARSIKTTTSIHNRSGSVSKVMRRLRGEGLSRDYWMDDENCKECYDCKSIFTTWRRKHHCRICGQIFCSRCASNIIKGARFGSEGMVRVCNLCLEKLAKVEEDDDDDRRSVISSATTFPAHQMGIESFTSLPHPQSPFSASHLFANEPFNLFSIAETRKPLYGSDGSFSRPETPLMREGEDGVWESVRDNPAPFRRALSDEEKEHQESPPASLPVDHTVPNGKIKKQLGIDFPASKPIDIDASQSSIQFPIGSPEQLGTPRLQLKSRTTSSHPYGEFDVATPFIRSRVQSRLEPQTLEVEPGWRMRRESTAYAQELNLASMHHLKIMLRQMLTSEQIPNIREWEETLLRLALRIAREMTFTSLPHRQGQDMDVRRYVKIKKIPGGKPRDSEYVTGAVITKNVAHKRMSRLQANPRVMLVTFPLEFSRVEGQYMHFGQIVRQEKEYLGNLASRIAALRPHVVLVEKSVSRLALDALAQHNIAVARTVKSSAIQTIARMTQGDVFSSMDKLALEPRLGHCARYCIQTYDHPLIPGHRKTYMRFEGCNRDMGCTIILRGGNIDTLRRIKKVTRFLTFVVRNLKLETHLWKDSVISLPSDNAFAIPLSESRQLQLDVSMNSLPSANFSAPKLLISSTEPEKKDGVVSPPIDGTEEDLPNEDAEQLRLTRRIDDSLEPYTKTFISISSTLRFPPPYPIRRMKELDNKLLEAKRAWEDEIVRKEERFQSMHRHEETLTALTPTGNGLLTSNIEECEDIFAQIEALPVLNIPSTPLNADGFPTASLADQDSYFSLPTSSPSPSKPTTPALSAVSSSFLTPEEPECLKTVADIHHQSYYTFLKWQHEEFRRIWEWYLRKNADDFVIEKYQCIHVREYTVSSADVNLHRPCFAPRITYIKFYGENDMTLGQFIEKSVNETLMQYQDPKAICTGKGCEQPLARHCKVYVHNETSLSVAVEQWDGQIIGYPSYDLVTTWSACRVCGSATPFIPVSEEMMRYSFAKFLELHFYPADVLLVHGAGCQHNIYQHHVRFFATKGMTVRFQADPVVLQEIVYPPFRIRVRPETQLELKNADFERLHYRNMLWYTGLIDDLKLISIDAATGDEETDARLLADINALITRAESEREDISRSINETYRNTPPTDTLALNQIHAYRQDKIVAWQMDFDRLPKPRPVQNSINRNSNRSSAFDSIRSMWPRRYDLANAFDSPHLPSSSVSEAEEVPYKSRRIAASSSAFASSASDTESSADNNERGEKLFLNSNLQENTEGVSENEVHEDLPKSDPDSDSTIGAPREEVANAETTNIIKDDGKFEPTIDELISRPSRVPRRLNSNMSVADLVKKYQDFLPAQGIHELTRTAFPPKPAMSESEQEYPSQLTLRQPIRSKSRHRIPVRKASTSDFEQGYAANVAPKYLTHSRRSPAVTNGSRIPAPKGSNLESQSSSRRHSPEKRSFSAHGKEVRFSRPSSPSGKQPVPPGPKQPKPRIVSRTKDKPPPRPSSSSATKSTFRRLPSGTGNKVSNIAKHFERLGRDAERSKSRYAVIRGKRARPVASARAKVEVLNSVKDAIRDDSESSDSSSEADDEDEGNDEDQPATATSAQTLPEKNEELPTEPVTKVIPTIDLASTEHLPIGQEEPTTSLPPPGQISVPSSPFLSATIRNKQDTTLTPPPSDLELTGGTERNSILKALSGFWPQPVRHSVEGDDPMSDPEHIFRDSSMVVRLDEPTSIIALALNSPQYRDLLAKSRAEKKTAREAKISEGSEAFMPDDGSVGDSSSTWGVVNVDSDSADPTEDLRAPSSKLPWAISFESGGLTISCTVLYPEQFDALRRTYDCEKSMVESLSRCVKWNASGGKSGSAFLKTRDDRFIAKELSKPELQTMETFAPAYFDYMSSSVHADRPTLLAKVFGCYKLTFRKTGKDKGPGKSKSMQMNLLVMENLFYDRRFTKIYDLKGSTRNRHVQSTGRENEVLLDENLVETSHLNPFYLREHSKRILRGALYNDSKFLSDINVMDYSLVCGVDSQNNELVIGIVDYIRTYTWDKKLESWVKESAFLGGAGRGEPTIVTPKQYRQRFISAMERYFPLIPDRWMKQRDTPEEESSIILSELWPDW, encoded by the exons ATGGAATCTCCAACCGCGTCTCCTCTTGTAGACTCTGTCAGCGGCCAATCCTCCAGGTCGAGGAGCAGTACTAAATTGAACGATGATATAGCGAGTCTTACTTCATTCAACCCCTTCTcagaagaagatgaacatGACCAGTCATCCTATACCCTTGTTACGTCAATACTTTCACGAGTAAAGAACTCCTTATCAGCCCCGCTTACTTCCGCGGCAGCAACTACTACAAATGCGACCACAAGCAATAACAACGCCAACACTGTGACCAATACCGCTGAAGCTCGACGTCCCACCTATGCGACTATTCAAACAAATTCATCTAATTTCTCTTCGAGGACGTCTGCATCTGACCGACCGAATCCTCTTGTTGCCGCTCCAGCACAAGCAGCTCCTCCGCTTGTCTCATTAACACCTGCTCAGTCAGAGCTTCCGACGTACACAGTTGAATATGACCGAAGCACAGCACCGAAAACTCCATACTCCCCTGGCATAGACCTTGCTGATAATGCTCCATTTGGAACTTCAATTCCTGGCTTTCCCATCCAGGATGATGCGCGCAGCATCAAAACCACAACCAGTATTCATAATAGATCTGGGTCAGTATCCAAAGTTATGCGAAGGTTAAGGGGTGAAG GTTTGTCTCGCGACTATTGGATGGATGATGAGAACTGCAAGGAGTGCTATGACTGTAAGAGCATATTTACTACGTGGAGAAGGAAACACCACTGTCGGATATGCG GACAAATCTTTTGTTCGCGTTGCGCTTCGAACATAATCAAGGGAGCTAGGTTCGGCTCGGAAGGGATGGTCCGCGTCTGCAATTTATGTCTAGAAAAACTTGCTAAAGTGGaggaggacgatgatgatgataggCGCTCAGTGATATCGTCGGCTACCACATTCCCAGCACATCAAATGGGAATTGAATCATTTACTAGTTTACCTCACCCCCAATCGCCCTTTTCCGCTTCCCACCTTTTTGCGAACGAGCCATTTAACTTGTTCTCTATAGCAGAGACCAGAAAGCCCCTATACGGATCGGATGGTAGCTTTTCGCGTCCAGAAACACCTCTCatgagagaaggagaagatggAGTCTGGGAATCAGTTAGGGACAACCCCGCGCCGTTTCGTCGAGCATTGTCagacgaagaaaaagaacaccAGGAAAGCCCTCCTGCTTCTTTACCCGTAGACCACACAGTACCGAATGGCAAGATTAAGAAGCAACTTGGAATCGACTTTCCGGCTTCCAAACCTATCGATATAGATGCTTCTCAAAGCTCCATTCAGTTTCCAATTGGGTCTCCAGAGCAATTAGGGACGCCTCGCCTCCAGTTGAAATCAAGAACTACTTCAAGCCATCCATACGGGGAATTTGATGTTGCAACGCCTTTTATCCGGAGTCGGGTGCAGAGCAGGTTGGAGCCACAGACCTTGGAAGTGGAGCCTGGATGGCGTATGAGACGAGAAAGTACCGC CTATGCACAAGAGCTTAACCTTGCATCAATGCACCATTTGAAGATTATGCTGCGTCAAATGTTGACTAGCGAACAAATCCCAAATATCAGGGAATGGGAAGAAACCTTGCTTCGACTAGCTCTTCGTATTGCAAGGGAGATGACCTTCACTTCGCTTCCTCATCGACAAGGACAAGATATGGATGTTCGACGATAtgtcaaaatcaagaaaataccTGGTGGAAAACCGAGGGATTCAGAATACGTTACGGGAGCCGTCATCACCAAAAATGTTGCCCACAAGCGAATGTCGAGACTCCAGGCTAATCCACGGGTCATGTTAGTGACATTTCCCTTGGAATTTTCACGTGTCGAGGGTCAATATATGCACTTCGGTCAAATTGTGCGTCAGGAAAAAGAATACTTAGGCAATCTTGCCTCTCGCATCGCAGCTCTTAGGCCCCATGTTGTTCTGGTTGAAAAATCTGTGTCTAGACTTGCATTAGATGCTCTTGCACAACACAATATCGCTGTTGCTCGAACTGTTAAATCGTCCGCCATTCAGACCATAGCAAGGATGACACAGGGCGATGTGTTCTCATCAATGGATAAATTGGCACTTGAACCTAGATTAGGTCACTGTGCACGCTATTGTATTCAAACCTACGATCATCCACTGATACCAGGCCATCGCAAGACTTATATGCGTTTTGAAGGCTGCAATCGGGATATGGGATGCACAATCATCCTGCGCGGCGGAAATATTGATACTTTGCGGCGCATTAAAAAGGTCACACGTTTCCTTACCTTCGTCGTTCGAAATTTGAAGCTAGAAACCCACCTTTGGAAAGATTCTGTCATCAGCCTCCCGTCCGACAATGCCTTTGCTATACCCCTTTCTGAAAGTCGCCAGTTACAACTCGACGTGTCGATGAATTCGCTACCTTCTGCTAACTTCTCAGCACCTAAGCTTCTCATATCGAGTACGGAGCCTGAAAAGAAAGATGGCGTTGTAAGCCCTCCTATCGATGGAACAGAAGAGGATCTTCCCAATGAAGATGCGGAGCAACTTCGTTTGACTCGAAGGATCGACGATTCCCTCGAACCCTATACCAAGACCTTCATTTCCATCTCTTCTACACTACGATTCCCCCCGCCATACCCTATTCGAAGAATGAAggaacttgacaataaattGTTAGAGGCAAAGAGAgcttgggaagatgaaatagTTCGGAAAGAAGAACGCTTCCAATCGATGCATCGGCACGAGGAGACACTCACAGCGTTGACGCCAACTGGCAATGGACTACTCACTTCTAACATTGAAGAATGCGAAGATATATTCGCACAGATTGAGGCGCTACCTGTCTTAAATATTCCGTCTACTCCTTTGAACGCAGATGGTTTCCCTACCGCGAGCCTTGCAGATCAGGACTCGTATTTTTCATTGCCAACATCATCACCTagcccttcgaaacccacTACACCTGCACTCTCCGCCGTCTCATCCTCTTTCCTTACTCCAGAGGAACCGGAATGTTTGAAGACTGTCGCCGATATTCACCATCAGAGTTACTACACGTTCCTGAAATGGCAGCATGAAGAATTCCGTCGTATTTGGGAGTGGTATTTGCGAAAAAATGCCGACGATTTTGTCATCGAAAAATATCAATGCATTCATGTCAGAGAGTACACTGTTTCTTCCGCTGATGTCAATTTACATCGGCCTTGTTTCGCTCCTCGAATAACATATATCAAGTTCTACGGGGAAAATGACATGACACTCGGTCAATTTATCGAGAAGTCCGTTAATGAAACACTTATGCAGTACCAGGATCCGAAGGCTATTTGCACAGGCAAAGGTTGCGAACAACCTCTTGCTCGACATTGTAAAGTTTATGTGCACAATGAAACATCCTTATCGGTCGCCGTTGAGCAATGGGACGGCCAAATTATCGGCTATCCATCATACGACCTTGTTACAACATGGAGTGCTTGTAGAGTATGTGGATCAGCTACGCCATTCATTCCTGTTTCGGAAGAAATGATGCGATATTCGTTTGCCAAATTTTTGGAACTTCATTTCTACCCGGCGGATGTTTTGCTTGTACATGGAGCAGGGTGCCAACACAACATATATCAACACCACGTCCGATTCTTTGCCACCAAGGGCATGACAGTGCGATTCCAAGCAGATCCTGTCGTCTTACAGGAAATCGTATATCCGCCTTTCCGCATTCGCGTTCGGCCTGAGACACAACTTGAACTTAAAAATGCAGACTTCGAAAGGCTACATTATCGTAATATGCTTTGGTACACTGGTTTGATTGACGATCTCAAGTTGATTAGCATCGATGCCGCGACAGGGGATGAAGAGACAGACGCACGCCTTTTGGCGGACATCAATGCCTTGATCACCAGGGCAGAGTCTGAAAGAGAAGATATCAGTCGATCCATCAACGAGACCTATAGAAATACGCCACCTACAGATACACTGGCCCTTAATCAAATTCATGCATATCGTCAGGATAAAATTGTTGCATGGCAAATGGACTTCGATAGATTGCCTAAACCACGACCAGTTCAGAACTCCATCAATAGGAACAGTAATCGATCGTCTGCATTTGACTCCATAAGGTCTATGTGGCCTCGAAGATACGATTTAGCTAATGCTTTCGACAGTCCCCACCTGCCTTCTTCAAGCGTTTCTGAGGCCGAGGAAGTCCCATACAAGTCACGTAGGATTGCAGCTAGTAGTTCCGCATTTGCGTCATCTGCTTCAGACACCGAATCTAGCGCTGACAACAACGAACGGGGGGAGAAACTTTTCTTAAATTCAAATTTACAGGAGAATACAGAAGGGGTATCTGAGAATGAAGTCCATGAAGACCTTCCGAAGTCAGATCCGGACAGCGATTCCACTATCGGAGCTCCTCGTGAAGAAGTTGCCAACGCCGAAACAACGAATATCATAAAG GATGATGGGAAGTTCGAACCTACGATAGACGAATTAATTTCAAGGCCGTCTCGAGTTCCAAGGCGCCTCAATTCCAACATGAGTGTTGCGGACTTGgtcaaaaaatatcaagattTTTTACCTGCTCAGGGGATACACGAATTGACGAGAACAGCATTTCCACCGAAACCAGCCATGTCAGAAAGCGAACAAGAATATCCTTCCCAATTGACCTTAAGGCAGCCAATACGCAGTAAAAGTCGCCACCGAATTCCTGTCCGAAAAGCATCCACCTCTGATTTTGAACAAGGTTATGCTGCCAATGTTGCTCCAAAATATCTGACCCATTCTCGTCGATCACCTGCTGTAACAAACGGTAGTCGCATTCCAGCCCCGAAAGGTTCCAATCTTGAATCACAATCTTCCTCCCGAAGGCATTCTCCAGAAAAACGTTCTTTCAGCGCTCATGGGAAAGAGGTTCGTTTTAGTCGTCCTTCCTCTCCATCTGGCAAACAACCGGTTCCCCCTGGTCCTAAACAACCAAAGCCGCGCATCGTCAGTCGAACTAAAGACAAACCCCCACCCCGTCCTTCCTCGAGTTCCGCGACTAAGTCAACTTTTCGAAGGCTTCCTAGTGGCACTGGAAATAAAGTTTCCAATATAGCAAAACACTTTGAACGCTTGGGTCGCGACGCCGAACGGTCTAAAAGTAGATATGCTGTGATTCGCGGGAAACGCGCCCGCCCAGTTGCCTCTGCACGTGCTAAAGTTGAGGTGCTGAACAGTGTAAAGGACGCCATACGCGACGACTCTGAAAGTTCTGATTCTTCCAGCGAAgctgatgatgaagatgaagggaACGACGAAGATCAGCCTGCTACGGCAACCTCTGCGCAAACATTGCCAGAGAAAAATGAGGAATTACCCACGGAGCCTGTCACCAAAGTGATTCCGACGATTGATTTAGCATCAACAGAGCATTTACCCATAGGACAAGAAGAACCTACAACATCGCTTCCTCCTCCTGGTCAGATATCAGTACCTTCGTCACCATTCTTATCTGCCACAATCAGAAATAAGCAAGATACGACGCTCACACCCCCTCCATCGGATTTAGAGCTTACAGGCGGCACGGAAAGGAACTCTATTTTGAAGGCGTTATCAGGGTTTTGGCCTCAGCCCGTTAGACATTCCGTTGAAGGTGATGATCCTATGAGCGACCCTGAACACATTTTTCGTGATTCCTCTATGGTTGTTCGGCTTGATGAACCTACTTCAATCATAGCCCTTGCCTTGAA TTCGCCACAGTATCGTGATCTGCTAGCCAAGTCACGggcagaaaagaaaaccGCAAGGGAAGCAAAAATATCTGAAGGAAGTGAAGCATTCATGCCAGACGACGGTTCTGTCGGGGACTCATCCTCTACATGGGGTGTCGTTAACGTGGATTCTGACTCGGCCGATCCAACAGAAGACCTTAGAGCACCTTCTTCCAAGCTGCCTTGGGCAATCT CTTTTGAAAGTGGCGGATTGACGATCAGCTGCACTGTTCTGTACCCAGAACAGTTTGATGCTTTGCGCAGAACATACGATTGTGAGAAAAGTATGGTGGAGTCTTTATCACGATGCGTCAAATGGAATGCCAGCGGTGGTAAATCAGGATCCGCATTCCTAAAGACAAGAG ATGATCGATTTATTGCGAAAGAGTTATCCAAGCCTGAGCTACAGACCATGGAAACTTTCGCTCCTGCTTACTTTGACTATATGTCTTCTTCAGTACATGCAGAT CGGCCCACACTTTTGGCCAAAGTCTTTGGATGCTATAAATTAACATTCAGGAAGACAGGAAAGGATAAAGGCCCTGGCAAATCGAAATCGATGCAGATGAACTTGCTGGTTATGGAAAACCTCTTTTACGATAGACGTTTTACTAAG ATATATGACTTGAAAGGGTCCACAAGGAACCGTCATGTCCAATCTACGGGAAGAGAAAACGAGGTTTTACTGGATGAGAATCTTGTTGAAA CCTCGCATCTCAATCCCTTTTACCTTCGTGAACATTCTAAGCGAATACTTCGCGGTGCATTATACAACGACAGCAAGTTCCTATCCGATATCAATGTCATGGATTATTCTCTTGTCTGTGGT GTTGACAGCCAAAACAACGAGCTCGTTATTGGTATCGTTG ATTATATTCGCACATACACTTGGGATAAGAAACTCGAAAGTTGGGTCAAGGAATCTGCGTTCTTAGGAGGAGCAGGAAGGGGAGAACCCACCATCGTTACTCCAAAACAGTATCGGCAACGGTTCATTAGCGCCATGGAACGCTATTTTCCTTTG ATACCGGATAGATGGATGAAGCAACGCGACACACCAGAAGAAGAGTCATCTATCATTTTATCTGAATTATGGCCGGACTGGTAG